The following coding sequences lie in one Polynucleobacter necessarius genomic window:
- a CDS encoding transglutaminase-like domain-containing protein translates to MKVSILVSTRNRNLEISTPNPSLKLSKEEQRFWTRGTKYLPTDGIVKVKAQECIAGLPANTSDVDKAKAIYNWVVDNTHRNPKTRGYGQGNVKLMLETNNLGGKCADINAIFVALSRSVGLPARDVYGIRIADSTRGYKSLGKTGDITKAQHCRAEFYASGYGWVPVDPADVRKVILEETGGLAVTDPKVIAIRDYLFGNWEMNWMAYNYDHDLTLPGSMLGKKGEIPFLMYPQAENTEGRFNSLDPDNFKYKITSRRIG, encoded by the coding sequence GTGAAAGTTTCGATATTAGTAAGTACTCGCAATCGCAATCTTGAAATCTCTACTCCCAACCCTAGCTTAAAACTCTCGAAAGAAGAGCAGCGCTTTTGGACGCGCGGGACAAAATACCTTCCGACCGATGGCATCGTGAAAGTAAAAGCCCAAGAATGCATTGCAGGTTTGCCAGCAAATACTTCTGATGTTGATAAAGCGAAAGCTATTTATAACTGGGTTGTCGATAACACCCATCGAAACCCTAAGACACGTGGTTACGGCCAAGGTAATGTCAAGCTCATGCTAGAGACGAATAACTTGGGCGGTAAATGCGCTGATATCAATGCAATATTCGTGGCTCTTTCACGCTCTGTTGGACTACCTGCGCGTGATGTGTATGGCATCCGTATTGCTGACTCTACTCGTGGCTATAAAAGCTTAGGCAAGACTGGAGACATCACAAAGGCCCAACACTGCCGTGCTGAGTTTTATGCCTCTGGCTATGGCTGGGTACCAGTCGATCCAGCAGATGTTCGCAAGGTGATCCTAGAGGAAACTGGCGGCCTAGCAGTAACAGATCCCAAAGTAATCGCTATTCGTGATTATCTGTTTGGCAATTGGGAGATGAATTGGATGGCATACAACTACGATCATGACCTTACTTTGCCAGGTTCAATGCTGGGCAAAAAGGGTGAAATCCCATTCTTAATGTATCCGCAGGCAGAAAATACTGAAGGTCGTTTTAACTCACTTGATCCGGATAACTTCAAGTACAAAATAACCAGTAGACGTATTGGCTAA